One Malus sylvestris chromosome 14, drMalSylv7.2, whole genome shotgun sequence DNA segment encodes these proteins:
- the LOC126598753 gene encoding peroxisome biogenesis protein 3-2-like: MLSLRGFWRRHKRKIVVATGVLGSGYLLYTLYNAHRQKLADMETELEQEREKNDELIKAQMQAHFENIQRIADTTTLPHAMHYLNSRIAEELDLSHLTERLMQVKGQPTSQEKLELWDRLKILSFTRMVLSLWTMTILSLYIRVQVNILGRHLYIDTARGLGSSLLIEDADLIHRDDQQKFLASSDYLPSNALPALISNIQAAATEVLNGMQLKDSFNTTILRATIIEILEKFMTTGEPYHWVNYLMSEDARWHELATAFGDDNTPLPDVTKFDQLMLETRAVISSAEFGSVAETALRAVVDTVIEDMSAQPGGGSLKSGIQLAKVLARVAQTGPALLEESSKFIRIILNVPQVELFFTLIYSNMQIS; encoded by the exons ATGCTTTCTTTAAG GGGATTTTGGAGAAGGCATAAGAGGAAGATTGTTGTTGCAACTGGTGTTTTAGGAAGTGGGTATCTTCTGTATACATTATACAATGCTCACAGACAAAAGCTTGCTGACATGGAGACTGAACTCGAGCAAGAGCGAGAGAAAAACGATGAGCTCATCAAGGCTCA AATGCAGGCCCATTTTGAGAACATACAAAGAATTGCTGATACAACTACACTGCCTCATGCTATGCACTATTTAAATAGTCGGATAGCTGAAGAGTTGGACCTTTCTCACCTTACCGAGAGGTTAATGCAAGTGAAGGGGCAACCGACATCTCAAGAGAAACTTGAGTTATGGGATAGACTGAAAATTCTAA GTTTCACGAGAATGGTGTTGTCTCTGTGGACGATGACGATCCTTAGCTTATATATTagagttcaagtcaatatattAGGGAGACATTTATATATTGATACTGCACGTGGTCTTGGAAGCTCTCTTTTAATT GAGGATGCTGACCTCATTCATAGGGATGACCAGCAGAAGTTTCTCGCAAGTTCTGATTATCTCCCCAGTAATGCCTTGCCTGCTTTAATTTCAAATATCCAGGCAGCAGCAACAGAAGTTCTTAATGG AATGCAGCTGAAGGATTCCTTCAACACCACAATTCTTCGTGCAACTATCATAGAAATACTTGAAAAGTTCATGACCACAGGAGAGCCCTATCACTGGGTGAACTACTTGATGTCTGAGGATGCTCGTTGGCATGAACTAGCCACAGCCTTTGGCGATGATAACACACCTCTTCCAGATGTCACCAAATTTGACCAACTTATGTTGGAGACACGAGCAGTAATATCAAG TGCTGAATTCGGGAGTGTCGCTGAGACAGCATTGAGAGCAGTGGTGGATACCGTAATAGAAGATATGAGTGCTCAACCTGGAGGAGGCAGTCTAAAGTCGGGAATTCAACTTGCCAAAGTTTTAGCACGGGTTGCACAGACGGGTCCTGCTCTCCTCGAAGAATCAAGCAAGTTCATCCGGATCATTCTAAATGTACCACAAGTTGAGCTCTTTTTCACTCTCATCTACTCAAACATGCAAATCTCATAG
- the LOC126598754 gene encoding guanine nucleotide-binding protein subunit beta-like protein — MGENLVLRGTMRAHTDMVTAIAIPIDNSEMIVSASRDKSIILWHLNKDEKTYGVPRRRLTGHSHFVEDVVLSSDGQFALSGSWDGELRLWDLALGVSARRFVGHTKDVLSVAFSIDNRQIVSASRDRTIKLWNTLGECKFTIQDQDGHGDWVSCVRFSPNTMQPTIVSASWDKTVKVWNLSNCKLRNTLEGHNGYVNTVAVSPDGSLCASGGKDGVILLWDLAEGKRLYHLEAGSIIHALCFSPNRYWLCAATEQSIKIWDLESKSIVEELKVDLKTEAEKTEDTHAATSYKKKVIYCTSLNWSADGSTLFSGYTDGVIRVWGIGR; from the exons atGGGTGAGAATCTCGTTCTCCGCGGCACCATGAGGGCACATACCGACATGGTGACGGCCATCGCCATCCCAATCGACAACTCCGAGATGATCGTCAGCGCCTCCCGCGACAAGTCCATCATCCTCTGGCACCTGAACAAGGACGAGAAGACCTACGGTGTCCCCCGCCGCAGGCTCACCGGACATTCCCACTTCGTCGAGGATGTTGTCCTCTCCTCCGATGGCCAGTTCGCGCTGTCCGGATCCTGGGACGGCGAGCTCCGCCTCTGGGACTTGGCCCTCGGCGTCTCTGCTCGCCGCTTTGTGGGTCACACCAAGGATGTGCTCTCCGTGGCTTTCTCGATTGATAACCGTCAGATCGTATCGGCTTCCCGTGACCGCACGATCAAGCTCTGGAACACTCTCGGTGAGTGCAAGTTCACCATCCAGGACCAGGATGGGCACGGCGATTGGGTCAGCTGCGTCAGGTTCAGCCCCAATACGATGCAGCCCACCATTGTATCCGCCTCGTGGGACAAGACTGTGAAAGTTTGGAACTTGTCTAACTGCAAGCTGAGGAACACTCTTGAGGGCCACAATGGGTATGTGAACACCGTTGCGGTGTCGCCTGATGGTTCGTTGTGCGCCAGTGGAGGCAAAGACGGAGTAATTCTGCTCTGGGATTTGGCAGAGGGCAAGAGGCTGTATCATCTCGAGGCCGGCTCCATCATCCACGCTCTCTGCTTCAGTCCCAACAGGTACTGGCTGTGTGCCGCAACCGAGCAGAGCATCAAGATTTGGGATTTGGAGAGCAAGTCCATTGTGGAGGAGTTGAAGGTCGATCTGAAGACCGAGGCTGAGAAGACCGAGGATACCCATGCTGCTACTTCATACAAGAAGAAG GTTATATACTGTACAAGTTTGAACTGGAGCGCTGATGGCAGCACCTTGTTCAGTGGCTACACTGACGGAGTTATCAGAGTCTGGGGTATCGGCCGTTGA